The proteins below come from a single Streptomyces sp. B3I8 genomic window:
- a CDS encoding phosphatidylinositol mannoside acyltransferase, translating to MSGARERLTDALYGLGWSTVKKLPEPAAVRLGRTVADLAWRQRGNGVLRLEANYARVVPDAGPERLAALSRAGMRSYLRYWMESFRLPAWSADRVRGGFAPQDVHHLTDGLAAGNGVILALPHLANWDLAGAWVTTALETPFTTVAERLKPETLYDRFVAYREGLGMEVLPHSGGAAFGTLARRLRAGGLVCLVADRDLSSSGVAVDFFGETARMPAGPALLAQQTGALLLPVTLWYDDSPVMRGRVHPPVEVPASGTRTEKTSVMTQALADAFASGIADHPEDWHMLQRLWLADLEPRRAPADGEGAGADGTAPTGPRRPVPNGTDGGAGTGTDGGAAGAAPTGTDGAVPAAGEPS from the coding sequence GTGAGCGGTGCCCGCGAGCGGCTGACGGACGCCCTCTACGGGCTCGGCTGGAGCACGGTCAAGAAGCTCCCCGAGCCCGCCGCCGTCCGCCTCGGCCGGACCGTCGCCGACCTCGCCTGGAGGCAACGCGGCAACGGCGTGCTGCGCCTGGAGGCCAACTACGCGCGCGTGGTGCCCGACGCGGGCCCCGAGCGGCTCGCCGCGCTCTCCCGCGCCGGGATGCGCTCGTACCTGCGCTACTGGATGGAGTCCTTCCGGCTGCCCGCGTGGAGCGCCGACCGGGTACGCGGCGGATTCGCCCCCCAGGACGTGCACCACCTCACCGACGGGCTCGCCGCGGGCAACGGCGTCATCCTCGCCCTGCCGCACCTGGCCAACTGGGACCTCGCCGGCGCCTGGGTCACCACCGCGCTCGAGACCCCGTTCACCACCGTCGCCGAACGCCTCAAGCCCGAGACGCTGTACGACCGCTTCGTCGCCTACCGCGAGGGCCTCGGCATGGAGGTGCTCCCGCACAGCGGCGGCGCCGCCTTCGGCACCCTCGCCCGGCGGCTGCGGGCCGGTGGCCTGGTCTGCCTGGTCGCCGACCGTGACCTGTCGTCCTCCGGCGTGGCCGTCGACTTCTTCGGCGAGACCGCCCGGATGCCGGCCGGCCCCGCGCTGCTCGCCCAGCAGACCGGCGCCCTGCTGCTCCCGGTCACCCTCTGGTACGACGATTCGCCCGTCATGCGGGGTCGGGTCCACCCCCCGGTCGAGGTACCCGCGTCAGGTACGCGCACCGAGAAGACGTCTGTCATGACACAGGCGCTGGCCGATGCCTTCGCCTCGGGGATCGCCGACCACCCGGAGGACTGGCACATGCTGCAGCGACTGTGGCTCGCCGACCTGGAACCGCGCCGCGCACCGGCCGACGGGGAAGGAGCCGGCGCCGACGGGACCGCGCCCACCGGTCCGCGCCGACCGGTGCCGAACGGTACCGACGGGGGTGCCGGGACCGGAACCGATGGAGGTGCCGCGGGCGCCGCACCGACCGGCACCGACGGGGCCGTTCCGGCCGCCGGGGAGCCGTCGTGA
- a CDS encoding glycosyltransferase family 4 protein has translation MRIGIVCPYSWDVPGGVQFHIRDLADYFLRQGHEVSVLAPADDDTPLPPYVVSAGRAVPVPYNGSVARLNFGFLSAARVRRWLHDGAFDVIHIHEPTSPSLGLLACWAAQGPIVATFHTSNPRSRAMIAAYAILQAALEKISARIAVSEYARRTLVEHLGGDAVVIPNGVDVGFFARAEPKPEWQGGTLGFMGRIDEPRKGLPVLMKALPRILAAHPEARLLVAGRGDEREAVAGLPKELRARVEFLGMISDEDKARFLRSVDLYVAPNTGGESFGIILVEAMSAGAPVLASDLDAFAQVLDHGSAGELFANEDADALADSAIRLLGDPGRRAGLRERGSAHVRRFDWSTVGADIMSVYETVTAGAAAVAAADDDRSPGLRARLGLARD, from the coding sequence GTGAGGATCGGCATCGTCTGCCCGTACTCCTGGGACGTGCCGGGCGGCGTCCAGTTCCACATCCGCGACCTCGCCGACTACTTCCTCCGCCAGGGCCACGAGGTCTCCGTCCTCGCCCCCGCCGACGACGACACCCCCCTGCCCCCGTACGTCGTCTCCGCGGGCCGCGCGGTCCCGGTGCCGTACAACGGCTCGGTGGCCCGCCTGAACTTCGGCTTCCTCTCCGCGGCCCGGGTCCGGCGCTGGCTGCACGACGGCGCGTTCGACGTCATCCACATCCACGAGCCGACCTCGCCCTCACTCGGCCTCCTGGCCTGCTGGGCGGCGCAGGGCCCGATCGTCGCCACCTTCCACACCTCCAACCCGCGCTCGAGGGCGATGATCGCCGCGTACGCCATCCTCCAGGCGGCGCTGGAGAAGATCAGCGCACGGATCGCGGTGAGCGAGTACGCCCGCCGCACCCTCGTCGAACACCTGGGCGGGGACGCGGTGGTCATCCCCAACGGCGTCGACGTCGGCTTCTTCGCGCGGGCCGAGCCGAAGCCGGAGTGGCAGGGCGGCACGCTCGGCTTCATGGGCCGCATCGACGAGCCCCGCAAGGGCCTGCCCGTGCTCATGAAGGCGCTGCCGAGGATCCTCGCCGCCCACCCGGAGGCCCGGCTCCTGGTCGCCGGGCGCGGCGACGAGAGAGAGGCCGTCGCCGGCCTGCCGAAGGAACTGCGCGCCCGCGTGGAGTTCCTCGGCATGATCAGCGACGAGGACAAGGCACGCTTCCTGCGCAGCGTCGACCTGTACGTGGCGCCCAACACCGGCGGCGAGAGCTTCGGCATCATCCTGGTCGAGGCGATGTCGGCGGGCGCCCCGGTGCTCGCCTCCGACCTCGACGCCTTCGCCCAGGTGCTCGACCACGGCTCCGCGGGCGAGCTCTTCGCCAACGAGGACGCCGACGCCCTCGCCGACTCGGCGATACGGCTGCTCGGCGACCCCGGGCGCCGCGCCGGACTGCGGGAGCGGGGGAGCGCCCATGTCCGGCGCTTCGACTGGTCGACGGTCGGCGCGGACATCATGTCGGTCTACGAGACGGTGACGGCCGGCGCGGCGGCGGTGGCCGCGGCCGACGACGACCGTTCGCCGGGGCTGCGGGCCCGCCTGGGACTGGCCCGGGACTGA
- the ruvC gene encoding crossover junction endodeoxyribonuclease RuvC, translating to MRVLGVDPGLTRCGVGVVEGVPGRPLTMLGVGVVRTPADAELGHRLVAVEQGIEQWLDEHRPEYVAVERVFSQHNVRTVMGTAQASAVAMLCAARRGIPVALHTPSEVKAAVTGSGRADKAQVGAMVTRLLRLAAPPKPADAADALALAICHIWRAPAQNRLQRAVAQHAAAPHTARAPLAPNSASKGRTA from the coding sequence GTGCGCGTACTGGGGGTGGACCCGGGGCTGACCCGCTGCGGCGTCGGCGTCGTGGAGGGGGTCCCGGGGCGGCCGCTCACCATGCTCGGCGTCGGCGTCGTCCGCACACCCGCCGACGCGGAGCTGGGCCACCGCCTCGTCGCCGTCGAACAGGGCATCGAGCAGTGGCTCGACGAGCACCGGCCCGAGTACGTGGCGGTGGAGCGCGTCTTCAGCCAGCACAACGTCCGCACGGTCATGGGCACCGCCCAGGCCAGCGCCGTCGCCATGCTGTGCGCCGCCCGCCGCGGCATCCCGGTCGCCCTGCACACCCCCAGCGAGGTCAAGGCCGCCGTCACCGGTTCGGGGCGCGCCGACAAGGCCCAGGTCGGCGCCATGGTCACCCGGCTGCTCCGGCTCGCCGCACCGCCGAAACCCGCCGACGCGGCCGACGCGCTCGCCCTCGCCATCTGCCACATCTGGCGCGCCCCCGCCCAGAACCGGCTCCAGCGCGCCGTCGCCCAGCACGCCGCGGCCCCGCACACCGCCCGGGCGCCCCTCGCGCCGAACTCCGCATCGAAAGGCCGTACGGCATGA
- a CDS encoding HIT domain-containing protein, whose translation MLLGMTSEPEQQIGVGTPDAFQRLWTPHRMAYIQGENKPTGPGSGDGCPFCSIPAQSDEDGLVVRRGEQVYAVLNLYPYNGGHLMAVPYRHVADYTDLSSAETAELGELTKQAMTALRTASGAQGFNIGMNQGSVAGAGIAAHLHQHIVPRWGGDTNFMPVVGHTMVLPQLLADTRKMLADAWPTA comes from the coding sequence ATGCTGCTCGGCATGACGAGTGAGCCGGAGCAGCAGATCGGAGTGGGTACCCCGGACGCCTTCCAGCGGCTGTGGACACCCCACCGGATGGCCTACATCCAGGGCGAGAACAAGCCGACCGGTCCCGGGTCCGGCGACGGCTGTCCCTTCTGCTCGATCCCGGCGCAGTCCGACGAGGACGGTCTCGTCGTCAGGCGCGGCGAGCAGGTCTACGCGGTGCTCAACCTGTACCCGTACAACGGTGGTCACCTGATGGCCGTCCCGTACCGCCACGTGGCCGACTACACCGACCTCAGCTCCGCCGAGACGGCCGAACTGGGGGAGCTCACCAAACAGGCGATGACGGCCCTGCGTACCGCCTCCGGCGCCCAGGGCTTCAACATCGGCATGAACCAGGGCAGTGTCGCCGGCGCGGGCATTGCCGCCCATCTGCACCAGCACATCGTCCCGCGCTGGGGCGGCGACACCAATTTCATGCCGGTGGTCGGCCACACCATGGTCCTGCCCCAACTCCTGGCGGACACCCGCAAGATGCTGGCGGACGCCTGGCCGACGGCGTAG
- the pgsA gene encoding phosphatidylinositol phosphate synthase, whose product MLNKYARAFFTRVLTPFASFLIRRGVSPDTVTLLGTAGVVAGALVFYPRGELFWGTVVITLFVFSDLVDGNMARQLGRSSRWGAFLDSTLDRVADGAIFGGLALWYAGRGDDNLLCAVAIFCLASGQVVSYTKARGESIGLPVAVNGLVERAERLVISLVAAGFAGLHKFGVPGIQYLLPVALWIVAVGSLVTLVQRVVTVRRESAEAEAEAAAAGGSGAEHGSGARQ is encoded by the coding sequence ATGCTGAACAAGTACGCGCGTGCATTCTTCACGCGTGTTCTCACACCGTTCGCCTCGTTCCTCATCCGCCGCGGGGTCAGCCCCGACACGGTCACGCTCCTGGGTACCGCCGGTGTGGTCGCCGGGGCATTGGTGTTCTACCCCCGGGGTGAGCTGTTCTGGGGCACGGTCGTCATCACCCTGTTCGTCTTCTCGGACCTCGTCGACGGCAACATGGCCCGCCAGCTCGGCCGCTCCAGCCGCTGGGGCGCCTTCCTGGACTCCACCCTCGACCGGGTGGCCGACGGCGCGATCTTCGGCGGCCTCGCCCTGTGGTACGCGGGCCGGGGCGACGACAACCTGCTCTGCGCGGTGGCAATCTTCTGCCTGGCCAGCGGCCAGGTGGTGTCGTACACCAAGGCGCGCGGCGAGTCGATCGGCCTGCCGGTCGCCGTCAACGGCCTGGTGGAGCGCGCCGAGCGGCTGGTGATCTCGCTGGTCGCCGCCGGGTTCGCCGGACTGCACAAGTTCGGGGTGCCGGGCATCCAGTACCTCCTGCCCGTGGCCCTGTGGATCGTCGCCGTGGGCAGCCTCGTCACGCTGGTCCAGCGCGTCGTCACGGTCCGCCGCGAATCCGCCGAGGCCGAGGCCGAGGCCGCGGCCGCCGGCGGGAGCGGCGCCGAGCACGGCAGCGGAGCCCGGCAGTGA
- the ruvA gene encoding Holliday junction branch migration protein RuvA translates to MIAFVSGTVAALAPDTAVVEVGGVGMAVHCTPNTLSTLRPGRPAKLATSLVVREDSLTLYGFADDDERQVFELLQTASGVGPRLAQAMLAVHSPDALRRAVSTGDEKALTAVPGIGRKGAQKLLLELKDRLGEPLGAPAVGAPAAQGWRDQLHAALIGLGYATREADEAVAAVTPQAEAAEGTPQVGPLLRAALQTLNRAR, encoded by the coding sequence ATGATCGCCTTCGTCAGCGGCACGGTCGCCGCCCTCGCCCCGGACACCGCGGTGGTCGAGGTGGGCGGCGTCGGCATGGCCGTCCACTGCACCCCGAACACCCTGTCGACACTCCGGCCCGGCCGTCCGGCCAAGCTCGCCACCTCGCTCGTCGTCCGCGAGGACTCGCTGACCCTGTACGGCTTCGCCGACGACGACGAGCGCCAGGTCTTCGAACTGCTCCAGACCGCCAGCGGCGTCGGCCCCCGTCTGGCCCAGGCGATGCTCGCCGTGCACTCCCCGGACGCCCTGCGCCGAGCCGTCTCCACCGGCGACGAGAAGGCCCTCACCGCCGTCCCCGGCATCGGCAGGAAGGGCGCCCAGAAGCTCCTCCTGGAGCTGAAGGACCGGCTCGGCGAACCCCTCGGCGCCCCCGCGGTCGGCGCCCCCGCCGCCCAGGGCTGGCGCGACCAGCTCCACGCGGCCCTGATCGGCCTCGGCTACGCCACGCGGGAGGCCGACGAGGCGGTCGCCGCCGTCACCCCCCAGGCCGAGGCCGCCGAGGGCACCCCCCAGGTGGGCCCGTTGCTCAGGGCCGCCCTGCAGACCCTCAACAGAGCTCGCTGA
- a CDS encoding elongation factor G-like protein EF-G2, producing MGDKTHTHPGAAGRAPTADRPASVRNVVLVGHSGSGKTTLVEALALTAGAVNRAGRVQDGGTVSDYDDIEHRQQRSVQLSLVPVEWDGFKINLLDTPGYADFVGELRAGLRAADAALFVVSAADGVDGSTRMVWEECAAVGMPRALVITHLEAARADFEETTRLCAEAFGADDPDAVLPLYLPLRGPQGPDGHAPVTGLIGLLTQRLFDYASGRREESEPGPERLPLIEEARDRLIEGIIAESEDETLMDRYLGGERIDVKTLIGDLERAVARGSFFPVLAAAPAADGARHGLGTVELLELITGGFPTPPERVAPAVTTPDGRERAIKTCDPEGPLVAEVVKTASDPYVGRVSLVRVFSGTLRPDETVHVSGHGLTDRGHEDHDVDERIGALSTPFGKQQRPVAHCVAGDLACVAKLNRAETGDTLSAKDDPLLMEAWRMPEPLLPLAIRAHSKADEDKLSQGLARLVAEDPTMRLEQNQHTHQVVLWCLGEAHADVALERLRSRYGVQVDTEPHRVSLRETFAERAAGRGRHVKQSGGHGQFAICEIEVDPLPAGSGIEFVDKVVGGAVPRQFVPSVEKGVRAQAARGIVAGYPLVDVRVTLLDGKAHSVDSSDAAFQTAGALALREAAAGARIHLLEPVAEVSVLVGDDFVGAVMSDLSGRRGRVLGTEQTPGGRTVVRAEVPEIEIRRYAVDLRSLSHGTARFDRVYARHEPMPAQVADRLRAQEREAS from the coding sequence ATGGGCGACAAGACGCACACCCACCCCGGGGCCGCCGGCAGGGCGCCGACGGCCGACCGTCCCGCGTCCGTGCGGAACGTGGTGCTGGTCGGCCACAGCGGATCGGGCAAGACGACGCTGGTGGAGGCGCTCGCGCTGACGGCGGGAGCGGTGAACCGGGCGGGCCGCGTGCAGGACGGCGGCACCGTCTCCGACTACGACGACATCGAGCACCGCCAGCAACGCTCCGTACAGCTCTCCCTCGTCCCCGTCGAATGGGACGGGTTCAAGATCAATCTGCTGGACACCCCCGGATACGCCGACTTCGTCGGGGAGCTCAGGGCCGGTCTGCGCGCCGCGGACGCGGCCCTCTTCGTCGTCTCCGCCGCCGACGGCGTGGACGGCTCGACCCGGATGGTGTGGGAGGAGTGTGCGGCGGTCGGCATGCCGCGCGCCCTCGTCATCACGCACCTGGAGGCGGCGCGCGCCGACTTCGAGGAGACGACCCGGCTGTGCGCCGAGGCCTTCGGCGCCGACGACCCCGACGCCGTGCTCCCCCTGTACCTGCCGCTGCGCGGCCCGCAGGGGCCCGACGGGCACGCGCCCGTCACCGGGCTGATCGGGCTCCTCACCCAACGCCTGTTCGACTATGCCTCCGGGCGGCGCGAGGAGTCCGAGCCGGGCCCCGAGCGGTTGCCGCTGATCGAGGAGGCCCGCGACCGGCTGATCGAGGGGATCATCGCCGAGAGCGAGGACGAGACGCTCATGGACCGCTATCTGGGCGGCGAGCGGATCGACGTCAAGACACTGATCGGGGACCTGGAGCGGGCCGTGGCGCGCGGTTCCTTCTTCCCCGTGCTGGCCGCCGCCCCGGCGGCCGACGGGGCGCGGCACGGGCTGGGCACGGTGGAACTCCTGGAACTGATCACCGGCGGCTTTCCCACCCCGCCCGAGCGCGTGGCACCGGCGGTCACCACCCCGGACGGGCGGGAGCGGGCGATCAAGACGTGCGATCCGGAGGGGCCGCTGGTCGCGGAGGTCGTCAAGACGGCCTCCGACCCCTATGTGGGGCGCGTCTCGCTCGTACGGGTATTCTCCGGGACGCTGCGACCCGACGAGACCGTCCACGTGTCCGGGCACGGACTGACCGACCGCGGCCACGAGGATCACGATGTCGACGAGCGGATCGGCGCGCTGTCCACGCCGTTCGGCAAGCAGCAGCGCCCGGTCGCGCACTGCGTCGCCGGCGACCTCGCCTGTGTGGCGAAGCTGAACCGGGCCGAGACCGGCGACACCTTGTCCGCGAAGGACGATCCGCTGCTCATGGAGGCCTGGCGGATGCCGGAGCCGCTGCTCCCTCTGGCCATCCGGGCCCACAGCAAGGCGGACGAGGACAAGCTCTCCCAGGGACTGGCCCGGCTGGTCGCCGAGGATCCCACGATGCGGCTGGAGCAGAACCAGCACACCCATCAGGTCGTCCTGTGGTGCCTCGGCGAGGCGCACGCGGACGTGGCCCTGGAACGGCTGCGCAGCCGGTACGGCGTGCAGGTCGACACCGAGCCGCACCGGGTCTCCCTCAGGGAGACGTTCGCGGAGCGGGCGGCGGGGCGCGGCCGGCACGTCAAGCAGTCCGGCGGGCACGGGCAGTTCGCGATCTGCGAGATCGAGGTCGATCCGTTGCCGGCGGGTTCCGGCATCGAGTTCGTCGACAAGGTCGTCGGCGGCGCGGTGCCGCGGCAGTTCGTCCCGTCGGTCGAGAAGGGGGTGCGCGCGCAGGCCGCCCGGGGGATCGTCGCCGGGTATCCGCTGGTCGACGTGCGGGTGACCCTGCTCGACGGCAAGGCGCACTCGGTGGACTCCTCCGACGCCGCGTTCCAGACCGCGGGCGCCCTCGCGCTGCGCGAGGCGGCGGCCGGGGCGAGGATCCATCTGCTGGAGCCGGTGGCGGAGGTGTCGGTGCTGGTCGGCGACGACTTCGTGGGCGCCGTGATGAGCGACCTGTCCGGGCGGCGGGGACGGGTGCTGGGCACCGAACAGACGCCGGGCGGGCGGACGGTCGTGCGGGCGGAGGTGCCCGAGATCGAGATCAGGCGGTACGCCGTCGACCTGCGGTCCCTCTCGCACGGCACGGCCCGCTTCGACCGGGTGTACGCGCGCCACGAACCGATGCCCGCGCAGGTGGCGGACCGGTTGCGGGCACAGGAGCGGGAGGCGTCCTGA
- a CDS encoding YebC/PmpR family DNA-binding transcriptional regulator: protein MSGHSKWATTKHKKAVIDAKRGKLFAKLIKNIEVAARMGGVDLEGNPTLYDAVQKAKKQSVPNKNIDSAVKRGGGLEAGGADYETIMYEGYGPNGVAVLIECLTDNRNRAASDVRVAMTRNGGSMADPGSVSYLFNRKGVVIVPKGDLGEDDVLAAVLDAGAEEVNDLGENFEVLSEATDLVAVRTALQEAGIDYDSAEANFVPTMQVELDEEGARKIFKLIDALEDSDDVQNVFANFDVSDEVMEKVDA, encoded by the coding sequence ATGTCCGGCCACTCTAAATGGGCTACGACGAAGCACAAGAAGGCCGTGATCGACGCCAAGCGCGGCAAGCTCTTCGCGAAGCTGATCAAGAACATCGAGGTCGCGGCGCGCATGGGCGGCGTCGACCTCGAGGGCAACCCGACGCTCTACGACGCCGTGCAGAAGGCCAAGAAGCAGTCGGTGCCGAACAAGAACATCGACTCCGCCGTCAAGCGCGGCGGCGGTCTCGAGGCCGGCGGCGCCGACTACGAGACGATCATGTACGAGGGCTACGGTCCGAACGGCGTCGCGGTGCTCATCGAGTGCCTCACCGACAACCGCAACCGTGCCGCCTCCGACGTCCGGGTCGCCATGACCCGCAACGGCGGCTCCATGGCCGACCCGGGCTCGGTGTCGTACCTGTTCAACCGCAAGGGCGTCGTCATCGTCCCCAAGGGCGACCTCGGTGAGGACGACGTCCTGGCCGCCGTTCTGGACGCGGGCGCGGAGGAGGTCAACGACCTCGGCGAGAACTTCGAGGTGCTCAGCGAGGCCACCGACCTGGTCGCGGTGCGCACCGCTCTCCAGGAGGCGGGCATCGACTACGACTCCGCCGAGGCCAACTTCGTCCCGACCATGCAGGTCGAGCTGGACGAGGAGGGCGCCAGGAAGATCTTCAAGCTGATCGACGCGCTGGAGGACAGCGACGACGTGCAGAACGTCTTCGCCAACTTCGACGTCAGCGACGAGGTCATGGAGAAGGTCGACGCGTAA
- the pdxS gene encoding pyridoxal 5'-phosphate synthase lyase subunit PdxS: MSVTSSAPTPETGTARVKRGMAEQLKGGVIMDVVTPEQAKIAEDAGAVAVMALERVPADIRKDGGVARMSDPDMIEGIIGAVSIPVMAKSRIGHFVEAQVLQSLGVDYIDESEVLTPADEVNHSDKWAFTTPFVCGATNLGEALRRIAEGAAMIRSKGEAGTGNVVEAVRHLRQIKGEIAKLRGCDNNELYAAAKELRAPYELVKEVAELGKLPVVLFSAGGVATPADAALMRQLGAEGVFVGSGIFKSGDPAKRAAAIVKATTFYDDPKIIADASRDLGEAMVGINCDTLPETERYANRGW; encoded by the coding sequence ATGTCCGTCACGTCCTCCGCCCCCACCCCCGAAACCGGCACCGCCCGCGTCAAGCGCGGCATGGCGGAGCAGCTCAAGGGCGGCGTGATCATGGACGTCGTCACCCCCGAGCAGGCCAAGATCGCCGAGGACGCGGGTGCCGTCGCCGTCATGGCACTGGAGCGCGTCCCGGCCGACATCCGCAAGGACGGCGGCGTGGCCCGGATGTCCGACCCGGACATGATCGAGGGCATCATCGGCGCGGTCTCCATCCCCGTGATGGCCAAGTCCCGCATCGGCCACTTCGTCGAGGCCCAGGTCCTGCAGTCGCTCGGCGTCGACTACATCGACGAGTCCGAGGTCCTCACCCCGGCCGACGAGGTCAACCACTCCGACAAGTGGGCCTTCACCACCCCCTTCGTGTGCGGTGCCACCAACCTCGGCGAGGCCCTTCGCCGCATCGCCGAGGGCGCGGCCATGATCCGCTCCAAGGGCGAGGCCGGCACCGGCAACGTCGTCGAGGCGGTCCGCCACCTGCGCCAGATCAAGGGCGAGATCGCGAAGCTGCGCGGCTGCGACAACAACGAGCTGTACGCCGCCGCCAAGGAGCTGCGCGCCCCCTACGAGCTGGTCAAGGAGGTCGCCGAGCTGGGGAAGCTCCCGGTGGTGCTGTTCTCCGCGGGCGGCGTGGCCACCCCGGCCGACGCCGCGCTGATGCGGCAGCTCGGTGCCGAGGGCGTCTTCGTCGGCTCCGGCATCTTCAAGTCCGGCGACCCGGCCAAGCGCGCCGCCGCCATCGTCAAGGCGACCACCTTCTACGACGACCCGAAGATCATCGCGGACGCGTCCCGCGACCTCGGCGAGGCCATGGTCGGCATCAACTGCGACACCCTCCCCGAGACCGAGCGCTACGCCAACCGCGGCTGGTAA